The following are encoded in a window of Arctopsyche grandis isolate Sample6627 chromosome 4, ASM5162203v2, whole genome shotgun sequence genomic DNA:
- the LOC143911124 gene encoding farnesol dehydrogenase-like, whose product MDHSKVMGSTATKVAVVTGASSGIGASTALALAAKGYVVVAIARRLDKMKDIAASSSGTIHPKACDITVEEQVIQTFEWISSTLGGLDVLVNCVGVLKMCGVADGDVFDWKSLFDTNVIGVSLSCREALKYMRSRGDNGNIININSIAGHYVPSNINFGMYAASKHALTALTESLRYELLRSNSGIRVTSISPGTVHTPMAQKIAAEIMGLDYDENVPLGTAPKKSLEAQDVTDAILYVLSTPKRVQITELTIQPVGQIRA is encoded by the exons ATGGATCATAGCAAGGTAATGGGATCTACGGCTACAAAGGTGGCTGTAGTCACCGGGGCTAGTTCCGGTATAGGAGCTTCTACAGCCCTAGCACTGGCTGCTAAGGGCTACGTCGTAGTGGCCATCGCACGAAGACTAGACAAAATGAAA GATATTGCAGCATCTTCCAGTGGTACTATTCACCCCAAAGCATGTGACATAACCGTAGAAGAACAGGTTATACAGACGTTCGAATGGATCTCGAGCACATTAGGGGGACTCGACGTTTTGGTCAACTGTGTCGGTGTATTGAAAATGTGCGGAGTTGCAG ACGGTGATGTCTTCGACTGGAAATCGCTGTTCGACACCAACGTGATAGGAGTCAGCTTGAGTTGCAGGGAGGCATTGAAGTATATGAGGTCAAGAGGAGATAACGGAAACATCATCAATATTAACAG CATTGCCGGTCATTACGTTCCGTCAAATATTAACTTCGGAATGTACGCGGCTAGTAAGCACGCACTTACAGCCCTCACAGAATCCCTAAGATATGAACTTTTGAGGAGCAATTCTGGAATACGGGTTACG AGCATAAGTCCCGGAACGGTGCACACGCCGATGGCCCAAAAAATAGCAGCAGAAATAATGGGTCTGGACTATGACGAGAACGTCCCGTTGGGAACTGCTCCGAAGAAATCTCTGGAAGCCCAAGATGTCACAGATGCCATTTTATACGTCCTGAGCACTCCTAAACGCGTCCAG atAACGGAACTGACGATACAACCCGTTGGTCAAATTCGGGCTTAG
- the LOC143910277 gene encoding farnesol dehydrogenase-like, with the protein MERWEGKVAVVTGASAGIGATTALALADHGMRVVGLARRQHKIQELNNAVKGRGTIRGLRCDLTNEEDILAAFRWIQNSFGGVDVLVNSAGFIGNKTVPASLLSGSSNEWRSVLDTNVVAVSICTREAVKSMRRRGDNGHIIHINSLAGHKVPFFPSTPLGIYPASKHAVTALTESLRIELMALKSRIKVTSISPGSVDTEMTRTFATNVLGIKDQLNGEQSYFKQLLPEDVSDAIVYALGTRPNVQVHELTIQPIGQRLCE; encoded by the exons ATGGAGCGTTGGGAAGGAAAGGTGGCCGTGGTAACTGGAGCGAGTGCTGGAATCGGTGCAACGACAGCTCTAGCTTTGGCCGATCATGGTATGAGGGTTGTTGGATTGGCGAGAAGACAACACAAGATACAG GAACTGAACAATGCAGTGAAAGGCCGAGGAACAATCAGAGGACTCAGGTGCGATCTGACAAACGAGGAGGACATTTTAGCCGCTTTCAGATGGATACAGAACAGCTTTGGAGGAGTAGATGTGCTCGTTAACTCTGCCGGATTTATAGGAAACAAAACAGTGCCCGCTTCTCTGCTCA GCGGATCGTCGAACGAGTGGCGATCTGTGCTGGACACTAATGTGGTCGCTGTGAGCATCTGCACCAGGGAGGCGGTCAAGTCGATGAGGCGGCGCGGGGATAATGGCCACATCATTCACATCAACAG CTTGGCAGGGCACAAGGTGCCCTTTTTCCCGAGCACTCCTCTGGGTATATACCCGGCCAGCAAGCACGCCGTTACAGCTCTCACCGAATCCCTGCGCATAGAACTCATGGCCCTAAAGAGCAGAATCAAAGTCACG AGCATAAGTCCCGGATCGGTAGACACAGAGATGACCCGGACGTTTGCTACGAACGTGCTGGGAATTAAGGACCAACTTAACGGAGAGCAGTCCTACTTCAAGCAACTATTGCCAGAAGATGTCTCCGATGCAATTGTGTATGCTCTCGGAACCAGACCCAACGTACAG GTTCACGAATTGACTATTCAGCCCATCGGACAAAGGCTTTGCGAATAA